In one window of Lewinella sp. 4G2 DNA:
- a CDS encoding cytochrome c oxidase subunit 3, which yields MKDERPYETAHLTAEDPTEDNFAFHPKNVYLTLVLFSLTMLFLTMTAAFVYTRVQSDLPPIKLPLLFLVNTAILLGSSYTMIRAKKAYLADDTKGYTNMLWATMGLSFFFLLMQCIAWYQLFAQQIYITSDNSAGYLYVISGLHFAHVIGGIPFLGVFLYKARKYMKEPVSVLVYFSDPAKRLNLRLLTIYWHFLDGLWIYLVLFFFINQLVWQFA from the coding sequence ATGAAAGACGAACGCCCCTACGAAACCGCCCACCTTACGGCGGAGGACCCTACGGAAGACAACTTTGCCTTTCACCCCAAGAACGTTTACCTGACGCTGGTACTCTTCAGCCTAACGATGTTGTTTCTAACGATGACGGCGGCATTTGTGTATACGCGGGTGCAATCCGACCTGCCACCCATCAAACTGCCCCTCCTGTTTTTGGTGAACACGGCCATTTTACTGGGGAGTAGTTACACGATGATCCGCGCCAAGAAGGCCTACCTGGCGGACGATACCAAGGGGTATACCAATATGCTGTGGGCGACGATGGGCCTATCCTTCTTTTTTCTGCTCATGCAGTGTATTGCCTGGTACCAGTTGTTCGCCCAGCAGATCTACATCACGTCGGACAATTCTGCAGGCTACCTCTACGTAATATCTGGCCTTCACTTTGCGCACGTGATCGGGGGTATCCCCTTCCTGGGCGTCTTTCTATACAAGGCCCGGAAGTACATGAAGGAGCCCGTCAGCGTGCTCGTTTACTTTTCGGACCCGGCCAAGCGTCTTAACCTGCGCTTGCTGACGATCTACTGGCACTTCCTGGACGGGCTGTGGATCTACCTCGTCCTGTTCTTCTTCATCAACCAATTGGTGTGGCAGTTTGCTTGA
- a CDS encoding RNA methyltransferase gives MAQKKSMAELERLSPTEYATAPKIPVSLVLDDIRSANNVGSMFRTADCLAIEHVYLCGITATPPHRDILKTALGASASVAWSYHDNATELIQELKAKGIKTFAVEQTHGSIQLRQFRAEGHSPLAIVLGNEVQGVQQSIIDNCDGCLEIEQFGTKHSFNVAIAAGLVLYELSGQLR, from the coding sequence ATGGCCCAAAAGAAATCAATGGCGGAGTTGGAGCGCCTTTCCCCGACGGAATACGCCACCGCGCCCAAGATTCCCGTCTCCCTGGTACTGGATGACATCCGTTCGGCCAACAACGTAGGGAGTATGTTCCGCACGGCGGACTGCCTGGCCATCGAGCACGTCTACCTCTGCGGAATTACCGCTACCCCACCCCACCGGGACATTCTCAAGACTGCGTTGGGCGCTTCGGCGTCCGTAGCTTGGTCTTACCATGATAACGCTACCGAATTGATCCAGGAACTCAAGGCAAAGGGAATAAAGACCTTCGCCGTAGAGCAGACCCATGGATCAATTCAGCTACGACAATTCAGGGCGGAAGGCCATAGCCCGCTGGCCATCGTCCTCGGTAACGAGGTACAGGGGGTACAACAAAGCATCATCGACAACTGTGACGGTTGCCTGGAGATCGAGCAGTTTGGGACCAAGCACAGTTTTAACGTGGCCATTGCCGCCGGATTGGTGCTCTACGAGTTGAGCGGCCAACTGCGATAG
- a CDS encoding PD-(D/E)XK nuclease family protein, giving the protein MPRITILLGLTLGEPRLLSGRANIPTYSPAILLRYLESFYALGAPSINRSALRIEQYRQVIAVHEAQTKREPFYAKTFRADQLATAEELLSRRDELLDGGFDLLTEATEAVPERIRTTLELERILLDDSNDLDLLPGQADRLRSLIAALPEDRHPRLHVLLNEPRELLPPGTQRLLTGLEAVGDTIAQLPEPAAPATNSDLHRWQRHLRGGAPTEADTSLRGDGSLIILRAQRETHLAAYLARTLRENPSWRPSALLTVRNQTLDNAITMEGLPSMGVPSSSLARPTLQVLKLVTAFLWEPIEVERIMEFVSLVSKPLHYRLAQKIAVFLADTPGMFGPRWRAMIEGFFRAEQARGKYSTKKLKQIRDQYEMWFERRRYRREETVPKLQLRFLFLQLREWAREERQERRDADTRDGRPADDYAGLLVLYAQAQRAVELLDAQPETGLNYLSVERLVRTIYEPAPAQFRPEEQGALPAIFAPASAATLPTEPGVESVLWWDFIENEPDYFFSRYYPPEVAYLAELNVAINGPDTKNALSNWQQMRPVLNAGKQLVLCLPDRVDGAEVEPHPLLGDLEAAFPEGSLERITIDIDKTTSAKQIPGLDCPVFADVPLHPLEGPVPHLHVERLRDLPERDKESPTSVEDFMFYPHKYVFRHALKLKGTPILRIASEGRLRGNLAHRLIEQLLKEIGSDRNRMTRSEVDGWIDANADRLFRNQGAVLLQYGQEPERIQFIRTMKKSAWSLVYAIRENGWLVRGSEEYVHGDLEAMGQQLHGRADLVLSREANGIHEVAVVDLKWQGKGLFQNLLRNARDVQLALYGDFIAQNKMADEDGALLHRQPGRVHTAYFLIRFGKILARNQVAFRQAETVGDEEANSVQLETLRKIRNTYNWRWELIRNGDLEIRCAETAGHLDDLYRELAWEDLFEQENDTSRFDDYQSLIGLVR; this is encoded by the coding sequence ATGCCCCGCATTACTATTCTTCTTGGTCTGACGCTCGGCGAACCTCGTCTGCTCTCGGGTCGGGCTAATATCCCTACCTACAGCCCCGCTATCCTTCTCCGTTACCTGGAGTCCTTCTACGCTTTGGGTGCCCCCTCCATTAATCGATCTGCCCTGCGCATTGAGCAGTACCGACAGGTCATCGCCGTGCACGAGGCGCAGACCAAACGGGAACCCTTCTACGCAAAGACCTTCCGGGCCGACCAACTGGCCACCGCCGAAGAACTACTCTCCCGGCGCGACGAATTGCTAGACGGCGGCTTCGACCTGCTAACGGAAGCCACGGAGGCCGTGCCAGAACGAATTCGTACTACCTTAGAATTAGAAAGGATCCTACTGGATGATTCCAATGACCTGGACTTATTACCCGGCCAGGCCGATCGTCTCCGCAGCCTCATTGCTGCCCTTCCAGAGGATCGCCATCCGCGCCTGCACGTGTTACTCAACGAACCCCGCGAGTTGTTACCCCCCGGTACGCAGCGGCTGCTGACCGGTTTAGAAGCCGTAGGCGATACCATCGCTCAGTTACCCGAACCTGCGGCCCCCGCCACGAATAGCGACCTCCACCGCTGGCAACGCCATCTGCGGGGGGGAGCACCGACCGAAGCGGACACATCCCTGCGTGGCGACGGCAGCCTGATCATCCTCCGCGCGCAGCGGGAGACCCACTTAGCGGCTTACCTGGCCCGTACGCTGCGAGAGAACCCAAGCTGGCGCCCGTCCGCGTTACTGACGGTCCGCAACCAAACGCTGGATAACGCCATCACGATGGAAGGGCTACCAAGCATGGGCGTCCCCTCGAGTTCCCTCGCCCGGCCAACGCTACAGGTACTCAAATTGGTCACGGCATTCCTTTGGGAACCGATTGAGGTTGAAAGGATCATGGAGTTTGTCAGTCTCGTAAGCAAACCGCTACACTACCGGCTGGCCCAGAAAATTGCCGTCTTCCTGGCCGATACGCCGGGGATGTTCGGGCCCCGCTGGCGCGCCATGATCGAAGGCTTCTTCCGCGCCGAACAAGCTCGTGGGAAGTACTCCACCAAGAAGCTCAAGCAGATCCGCGACCAGTACGAGATGTGGTTCGAACGCCGCCGGTACCGCCGGGAAGAAACAGTCCCCAAACTTCAACTCCGCTTCCTTTTCCTCCAACTCCGCGAATGGGCCCGTGAAGAACGGCAGGAGCGCCGGGACGCGGACACCCGCGACGGACGGCCCGCGGATGACTACGCCGGCCTGCTCGTCCTCTACGCCCAGGCCCAGCGTGCCGTCGAACTATTGGATGCGCAGCCCGAAACCGGTCTCAACTACCTCTCCGTCGAACGCTTGGTCCGGACGATCTACGAGCCCGCTCCCGCTCAGTTCCGCCCCGAAGAGCAGGGCGCCCTGCCCGCCATCTTTGCACCTGCGTCAGCGGCAACTCTACCTACTGAACCCGGTGTGGAAAGTGTGCTGTGGTGGGACTTCATCGAAAACGAACCGGACTATTTCTTCAGCCGCTACTATCCTCCCGAGGTGGCCTACCTGGCGGAATTAAACGTTGCCATCAACGGGCCGGATACTAAAAATGCCCTCTCCAATTGGCAGCAAATGCGGCCGGTACTTAACGCCGGGAAACAACTCGTGCTGTGCTTACCGGACCGAGTAGATGGCGCCGAAGTCGAGCCACACCCACTACTCGGCGATCTCGAAGCGGCCTTCCCCGAAGGATCCCTCGAACGAATTACCATTGACATTGACAAGACGACCAGCGCCAAGCAAATACCCGGCCTGGACTGCCCGGTCTTTGCCGACGTGCCGCTGCATCCACTGGAAGGCCCCGTCCCTCACCTCCATGTGGAACGCTTGCGAGATCTGCCGGAACGTGACAAGGAAAGCCCCACTTCGGTAGAGGACTTTATGTTTTACCCGCACAAATACGTTTTCCGCCACGCCCTAAAGCTGAAGGGGACGCCAATTCTTCGCATCGCCTCCGAAGGGCGCCTCCGCGGTAACCTGGCCCACCGCTTGATTGAGCAACTACTTAAGGAAATTGGTAGCGACCGTAACCGGATGACCCGTAGCGAGGTAGATGGGTGGATCGATGCCAACGCCGATCGGCTCTTCCGGAATCAGGGTGCCGTCCTGCTACAGTACGGTCAGGAACCAGAACGAATTCAGTTCATCCGGACTATGAAAAAATCCGCCTGGTCACTGGTCTACGCCATCCGCGAGAACGGTTGGCTGGTGCGTGGCTCCGAGGAATATGTGCACGGCGATCTGGAAGCGATGGGCCAGCAACTGCACGGCCGCGCCGATCTGGTCCTGAGCCGGGAGGCCAACGGCATCCACGAAGTAGCCGTGGTAGATCTGAAATGGCAGGGGAAGGGGCTCTTCCAGAACTTGCTGCGCAACGCCCGCGACGTCCAGCTGGCGCTCTACGGTGATTTCATCGCCCAAAATAAGATGGCTGATGAGGATGGAGCCCTGTTGCACCGGCAACCCGGCCGCGTCCATACCGCCTACTTCTTGATCCGCTTCGGAAAGATTCTGGCCCGCAATCAGGTCGCCTTCCGCCAGGCAGAAACGGTGGGTGACGAGGAGGCAAATAGCGTCCAGCTAGAAACGCTCCGCAAGATTCGCAACACTTACAACTGGCGCTGGGAACTCATTCGCAACGGTGATTTGGAGATACGCTGCGCCGAGACCGCCGGCCACCTCGATGACCTTTACCGCGAACTGGCCTGGGAGGATCTTTTCGAACAGGAAAACGACACTTCCCGCTTTGACGATTACCAGTCTTTGATTGGCCTCGTCCGTTAA
- a CDS encoding RNA polymerase sigma factor RpoD/SigA, with translation MRQLKITKSITNRESQSLEKYLQEIGKVDLLTPEEEVDLAKRIKQGDQIALEKLTKANLRFVVSVAKQYQNQGLSLSDLINEGNLGLIKAAQRFDETRGFKFISYAVWWIRQSILQALAEQSRIVRLPLNKVGSLNKINKAFSRLEQAFEREPSSEELAGELEINASEVETTLSVAARHVSMDAPFVEGEDNSLLDVLANSATPGTDTNLEYKESLRREIDRSLGTLTERQCDVIKLYYGIGVEHPMSLEDIGEKFGLTRERVRQIKDKAINKLRGTNRSKLLKNYLGH, from the coding sequence ATGAGACAGTTAAAGATCACGAAGTCGATCACGAATCGCGAGAGTCAGTCACTGGAGAAATACCTCCAGGAAATTGGTAAAGTAGACCTGCTGACGCCCGAGGAAGAAGTCGACCTGGCTAAGCGTATTAAGCAGGGCGACCAGATCGCACTGGAGAAGCTGACCAAAGCCAACCTACGCTTCGTCGTATCGGTAGCTAAGCAGTACCAGAACCAGGGTCTTTCCCTTTCCGACCTCATCAACGAGGGCAACCTCGGCCTCATCAAGGCCGCTCAGCGTTTTGACGAAACCCGTGGTTTTAAGTTCATCTCCTACGCCGTTTGGTGGATTCGCCAGTCCATCCTGCAGGCCCTGGCCGAGCAGAGCCGGATTGTCCGTCTCCCCCTCAACAAAGTAGGTAGCCTCAACAAGATCAACAAGGCCTTCAGCCGCCTGGAGCAAGCTTTCGAGCGGGAGCCCAGCAGCGAAGAACTGGCCGGTGAGCTGGAGATCAACGCCTCCGAAGTAGAGACAACCCTCTCCGTCGCCGCCCGCCACGTTTCTATGGACGCGCCGTTTGTGGAAGGTGAGGACAACAGCCTTTTGGACGTCCTGGCCAACTCCGCCACCCCCGGTACGGACACCAACCTGGAATACAAAGAATCTCTCCGCCGCGAGATTGACCGCAGCCTCGGCACCCTCACGGAGCGCCAGTGTGACGTCATCAAGTTGTACTACGGTATTGGAGTCGAACACCCCATGTCCCTCGAAGACATTGGTGAAAAGTTTGGTTTGACGCGGGAACGCGTGCGCCAGATAAAGGATAAGGCGATCAACAAGCTGCGCGGTACGAACCGCTCCAAGCTGCTGAAAAACTACCTCGGCCACTAG
- a CDS encoding alpha/beta fold hydrolase has product MTDTIHYDLVHAGPDKDWVVFIHGAGGSSVTWKHQVTAFQGEYNLCLLDLRDHGSSKNVQPPYESYTFDIVTNDVLKALDEAKIERAHFMSLSLGSIILQRLDARRPEMIQSMIMVGGVFKADWRIKSFAHSGKFLSYFIPFRWIYDSFIIIVMPRKNHAFSRKMYRRQSKKLAPGEFLKWLGLYRDFFSVVRAFYERPLQRPTLLVMGEQDHVFLDAAQRYADKHAPTAELAVMQGRGHLCNLEDKVGFNKIVLDWLGQLPR; this is encoded by the coding sequence TTGACTGATACGATCCATTACGACCTCGTCCACGCCGGCCCGGATAAGGACTGGGTGGTGTTCATCCACGGGGCGGGCGGTTCGTCGGTCACCTGGAAGCACCAGGTCACGGCTTTTCAGGGGGAGTACAACCTTTGCCTACTGGACCTGCGGGACCATGGATCGAGCAAGAACGTGCAGCCTCCGTACGAGAGTTACACCTTCGACATCGTAACCAACGACGTGCTCAAGGCCCTAGACGAAGCCAAGATCGAGCGGGCTCACTTCATGTCGCTCAGCCTCGGTAGCATCATCCTGCAGCGACTGGATGCCCGGCGGCCGGAGATGATCCAATCCATGATCATGGTCGGTGGCGTGTTTAAAGCGGATTGGCGCATCAAGAGCTTCGCCCACAGTGGAAAGTTCCTAAGCTACTTCATCCCTTTCCGGTGGATCTACGATTCCTTCATCATCATCGTGATGCCGCGCAAGAACCACGCCTTCAGCCGGAAGATGTACCGGCGGCAATCCAAGAAGCTCGCCCCGGGGGAATTCCTGAAGTGGCTGGGTCTGTACCGCGATTTCTTTAGCGTCGTCCGGGCCTTCTACGAACGCCCCCTGCAGCGCCCTACCCTCTTGGTGATGGGGGAGCAGGATCATGTCTTCCTTGATGCAGCCCAGCGTTACGCCGACAAGCACGCTCCCACGGCGGAGTTGGCCGTGATGCAGGGCCGTGGCCACCTTTGTAATCTGGAGGATAAGGTGGGGTTCAATAAGATCGTCCTGGACTGGTTAGGGCAGCTGCCTCGGTAA
- the pfkA gene encoding 6-phosphofructokinase has product MDRKDIRRIAVFTSGGDAPGMNAALRAVVRTAAWNKLHVYGIERGYEGMIDGHFKRMERRDVANIIQRGGTVLRTARSKRFMTPEGRAQAAEHLKAYDIDACIAIGGNGTFTGAKVFSEEHNVPFIGVPGTIDNDLFGTDYTIGFDTAVNTAIDAVDKIRDTADSHNRLFFVEVMGRHSGYIALHTAIGSGASSVLIPEAQTNLEDLKNVLKKNKARGKLFSVVIVAEGHPMGGAAGIAERIKDELASMEPKVTVIGHLQRGGAPTALDRLLASRLGHAAVNRLLEGEENVAVGIVNDLITTYPFEDSIYKEKKPESKLIEMASILAI; this is encoded by the coding sequence ATGGATAGAAAGGACATTCGCCGCATCGCCGTATTTACCTCCGGAGGGGACGCCCCGGGCATGAACGCCGCGCTGCGGGCCGTCGTCCGCACGGCTGCCTGGAATAAACTCCACGTCTACGGTATCGAGCGGGGTTACGAGGGTATGATCGACGGCCACTTTAAGCGGATGGAACGGCGCGACGTTGCCAATATCATCCAGCGGGGCGGAACGGTACTCCGCACGGCGCGCTCCAAGCGCTTCATGACGCCGGAGGGCCGCGCCCAGGCCGCCGAACACCTTAAGGCATACGACATCGATGCCTGTATCGCCATTGGTGGTAACGGTACGTTTACGGGCGCCAAGGTCTTCAGCGAAGAGCACAACGTTCCCTTCATCGGCGTACCCGGTACGATCGATAACGATCTTTTTGGCACGGACTACACCATTGGTTTCGATACGGCCGTCAACACCGCCATCGATGCCGTAGATAAGATTCGGGACACGGCGGATAGCCACAACCGCCTTTTCTTCGTGGAGGTGATGGGCCGCCACTCCGGTTACATCGCCCTACATACCGCCATCGGGTCGGGTGCTTCCAGCGTACTGATTCCCGAGGCGCAAACGAATCTGGAGGATCTTAAGAACGTCCTTAAAAAGAACAAGGCCCGCGGCAAGCTCTTCAGCGTGGTGATTGTCGCCGAAGGGCACCCCATGGGTGGCGCCGCCGGCATTGCGGAGCGCATCAAGGATGAGTTAGCGAGTATGGAGCCGAAGGTCACCGTCATCGGCCACCTCCAACGCGGTGGTGCCCCGACGGCGCTGGACCGTCTCCTGGCCAGCCGCCTTGGGCACGCCGCGGTTAACCGACTGCTAGAAGGGGAAGAGAACGTAGCCGTGGGGATCGTAAATGATCTCATCACTACCTACCCCTTCGAGGACAGCATCTACAAGGAGAAGAAGCCCGAATCCAAACTCATCGAAATGGCTTCCATCCTGGCCATTTGA
- a CDS encoding HAD family hydrolase, with amino-acid sequence MSIDTYPFSETRGERFPPVRLAIFHLQDVCVRIPRSLRNHLRTASLELAPQIEATFRWLRKRQVRIALLSDFDEAGTNILLERLSWELGGDQLIQAVVPEQGVGENPIRQAMDLAGVSDPHQVTLIADTPDLLNFGTQAQVRLNLGVTSGKHSYEVLNSTPCRALLDNTIQIVNYLLDEVPQLAAAGGAGSNG; translated from the coding sequence GTGTCCATTGATACCTATCCTTTTTCTGAAACCCGGGGTGAACGTTTCCCCCCCGTCCGCTTAGCCATCTTCCACTTGCAGGATGTATGCGTCCGGATCCCGCGTTCCCTGCGTAACCATTTGCGGACGGCCTCCCTGGAGCTAGCCCCACAGATTGAGGCTACCTTCCGCTGGCTGAGAAAGCGCCAGGTCCGGATCGCCCTCCTGAGTGACTTTGACGAAGCCGGTACTAATATCCTCCTAGAGCGCCTTTCCTGGGAATTAGGTGGTGACCAACTCATTCAGGCAGTCGTACCTGAACAAGGGGTGGGGGAGAACCCAATCCGGCAGGCCATGGACCTGGCCGGAGTCTCGGACCCCCACCAAGTAACCCTTATCGCCGATACGCCAGACCTGCTGAACTTCGGCACCCAGGCCCAAGTACGCCTTAACCTTGGTGTGACGAGTGGGAAACACAGCTACGAAGTGCTCAACTCCACGCCGTGCCGGGCCTTGCTGGACAATACCATCCAGATCGTCAATTATCTACTCGACGAGGTGCCCCAACTTGCGGCTGCTGGTGGCGCCGGCTCTAACGGGTAG
- a CDS encoding T9SS type A sorting domain-containing protein — MNKFYFVLLPLLVVFSAGGLTAQCAAPSLGSSATEDQRFATLRPTRIAGATGYRVVLSADAFRDPIISPDTTYEFGPDEQIILYGLEPATRYRVNIQAICGAEVSSFSNRLIFTTEDDGPPLLDDRDGGFNYFVSASTRYNPVPGTTLAATNQGNPAGPCGGDADDDVWYSFSPIWPKYTFTVDPVSGTDSALVVEIYDERQDTLVACRAGLPGETVNITLENIPVNQDPQNRFEYDLRVYTAGTNGYAVFEIGAAGEILPVADETGCIAAESITLDGTGQANAFVDVLNQEGEVIVSIENTQPLGVVDVSYFEDAAGARLFGPNDLPYLGRNISINPTVQPAGPVRVRSYLTQAAVDAFLMENNIASVSELGVTKVATGDCSAEYTGGGVIASFEDAGRYGSGYYVDVVVTSFSEFFFSAADRALGEASSTRSTTNLTDMRTAPNPFTHSFKVDFYARSGGELRISLHDVAGKRVQQRTERVAAGLNQINVEGLGDLPKGTYFLRLIDADGGVVVRRVLKQ; from the coding sequence ATGAACAAGTTTTACTTCGTCTTACTCCCATTGCTAGTGGTTTTCTCCGCAGGCGGATTGACAGCGCAGTGTGCCGCCCCCTCCCTGGGCAGCTCGGCCACCGAAGATCAACGATTTGCCACCCTGCGCCCGACCCGGATTGCCGGGGCCACGGGCTACCGTGTGGTGCTTTCCGCCGACGCTTTCCGCGACCCGATCATCAGCCCGGATACGACCTACGAATTTGGGCCGGACGAACAGATCATCCTCTACGGCCTTGAACCGGCGACCCGTTACCGCGTCAACATCCAGGCGATTTGTGGAGCGGAGGTGAGCTCTTTCAGTAATCGGCTGATCTTCACCACTGAGGACGACGGCCCGCCACTGCTCGACGATCGCGACGGAGGCTTTAACTACTTCGTCAGCGCCAGCACCAGGTATAATCCCGTGCCGGGGACGACCCTGGCGGCCACCAACCAGGGAAACCCAGCCGGGCCCTGCGGGGGTGATGCGGACGATGACGTCTGGTACAGTTTCAGCCCCATTTGGCCCAAGTACACCTTCACGGTTGATCCCGTGAGCGGTACGGACTCCGCCCTGGTTGTCGAGATCTACGACGAGCGGCAGGACACCCTCGTCGCCTGCCGGGCCGGCCTGCCTGGTGAGACGGTAAATATCACCCTGGAGAATATTCCCGTCAATCAGGACCCGCAGAACCGTTTTGAGTACGACCTCCGGGTCTACACTGCCGGGACCAACGGATACGCGGTCTTCGAGATCGGGGCCGCCGGAGAAATCCTGCCGGTCGCGGATGAAACGGGCTGTATCGCCGCCGAATCGATCACCCTGGACGGGACGGGCCAGGCCAATGCATTCGTAGACGTCCTGAACCAGGAGGGCGAGGTGATCGTCAGCATCGAAAATACCCAGCCGCTGGGAGTCGTGGACGTCAGCTACTTCGAGGACGCCGCTGGTGCCCGCCTCTTCGGGCCGAATGACCTTCCTTACCTCGGTCGGAACATCAGCATTAACCCCACGGTACAACCTGCGGGGCCGGTCCGCGTGAGGAGTTACCTGACACAGGCCGCGGTGGATGCTTTCCTGATGGAAAACAATATCGCAAGCGTCTCCGAACTCGGGGTTACGAAAGTGGCCACCGGAGATTGTTCCGCCGAGTACACGGGCGGAGGCGTCATCGCCAGCTTTGAAGATGCGGGCCGCTACGGCAGTGGATACTACGTTGACGTCGTCGTTACCTCATTCAGTGAATTCTTCTTTTCCGCGGCGGACCGAGCGCTGGGAGAAGCGTCAAGCACGCGTTCCACCACCAATTTGACGGATATGCGCACTGCCCCAAATCCCTTTACCCATTCCTTTAAAGTAGACTTTTACGCCCGGTCCGGTGGAGAGTTACGTATCAGCCTGCACGACGTAGCCGGCAAGCGGGTACAGCAGCGTACGGAGCGCGTAGCGGCGGGTCTCAACCAAATCAACGTTGAAGGTTTGGGAGACTTGCCGAAGGGTACTTACTTCCTCCGGCTTATAGATGCGGACGGTGGCGTAGTCGTCAGACGGGTCCTTAAGCAATAA
- the ftsY gene encoding signal recognition particle-docking protein FtsY has product MSFFNKFFNKEKKEDLDKGLEKTKTGFFDKISRAVAGKDTVDEEVLDELENVLITSDVGLDTTVKIIENIEARVAEDKYVNTSELHQILRDEIVELLAENNAQDYEDYELPPVTGDGPAIILVVGVNGVGKTTTIGKIAHQYQKKGHKVVLGAADTFRAAAVDQLKIWSERVGCEFYSKGMYTDPAAVAYETTKYAIDNKMDVAIIDTAGRLHTKFNLMKELSKIKRSVTKALPSAPHQVLLVLDATTGQNAIEQAKAFTEATDVTALALTKLDGTAKGGVAIGITDTFKVPIRYIGVGEGIDHLQIFNKKAFVESLFGDEMKV; this is encoded by the coding sequence ATGAGCTTTTTCAATAAGTTTTTCAATAAAGAAAAGAAAGAGGACCTCGATAAGGGCCTCGAAAAAACCAAGACCGGTTTTTTTGATAAGATCAGCCGCGCCGTGGCCGGCAAGGATACCGTGGACGAGGAGGTGCTTGACGAATTAGAGAACGTGCTGATCACCAGCGACGTCGGTTTGGATACCACCGTCAAGATCATTGAGAACATCGAAGCCCGTGTGGCGGAGGATAAGTACGTCAACACCAGCGAGCTGCACCAGATCCTGCGCGACGAGATCGTGGAACTGCTGGCCGAGAACAACGCCCAGGACTACGAAGATTACGAATTGCCACCCGTCACCGGAGACGGCCCGGCCATCATCCTGGTCGTCGGCGTGAATGGGGTAGGGAAGACCACCACGATCGGGAAGATCGCCCACCAGTATCAGAAAAAGGGCCATAAAGTGGTCCTTGGCGCCGCCGATACTTTCCGCGCTGCCGCCGTGGACCAGCTCAAGATCTGGAGCGAACGCGTTGGCTGTGAATTCTACTCCAAGGGAATGTATACCGACCCTGCGGCCGTGGCCTACGAAACTACGAAGTACGCCATTGATAATAAGATGGACGTAGCCATCATCGATACGGCCGGGCGCCTCCACACCAAGTTTAACCTGATGAAGGAGCTGTCGAAGATCAAACGCAGCGTCACTAAGGCCCTGCCCTCCGCTCCCCACCAGGTCCTCCTCGTGCTGGACGCAACCACCGGGCAAAACGCCATCGAACAGGCCAAAGCTTTCACTGAGGCCACCGACGTGACGGCCCTGGCGCTGACCAAACTTGACGGTACGGCTAAGGGCGGCGTAGCTATCGGGATCACCGATACCTTTAAAGTGCCCATCCGCTATATCGGCGTGGGGGAAGGAATCGATCACCTCCAGATCTTTAATAAGAAGGCCTTCGTGGAAAGCCTGTTTGGAGACGAGATGAAGGTATAA
- a CDS encoding START-like domain-containing protein, giving the protein MDRIKFTSEFICRASPNMVYQFLTDPACITRWFCDEVDIMDQTYTFVWNGAAEIAELIEDKEGQTVRFAWEDAEDDDEYLDFSISKSPVTGETIVHVTDFADDDEVEDQRALWLTQLARMKAEMGG; this is encoded by the coding sequence ATGGACCGTATTAAATTTACTTCAGAATTCATCTGTCGCGCTTCCCCCAACATGGTTTATCAGTTTCTGACGGACCCCGCCTGCATCACCCGCTGGTTCTGCGACGAAGTAGATATCATGGACCAAACCTACACCTTCGTCTGGAACGGCGCCGCCGAAATCGCTGAACTCATCGAGGACAAGGAAGGGCAAACCGTCCGCTTCGCGTGGGAAGACGCAGAGGACGACGATGAATACCTGGACTTCAGCATCAGCAAAAGCCCCGTTACCGGCGAAACCATCGTACACGTCACCGACTTTGCGGACGACGACGAGGTGGAAGATCAACGCGCCCTCTGGCTGACGCAGCTAGCCCGCATGAAGGCGGAAATGGGTGGGTAA